CTACCTTGGTATGTAGTACTTGGTCTTATGGCATCAAGCGTAGGATTAATCGATTTGTTAACTCACATTATTAGTCAAGATATACCTTGGTATATCTTGGCGACTGGTTTGTTTGGTTTAATAAGTGTTAGAGTAATAATTAGCTTATTGCAACTTCGTAATGACGAAATCATCAGAGAAATGAACTTGCTTGAGTTAATAGTTGAAATAATTAAGCAATTTCCTTTGATTGATTTTACATATTCTGGAACATTTCTTAGTCGAGGAATGATACTAGAAAAGCTTGGAAAGTATGAAGAAGCTATTGCTGCTTATGATAGGGCATTACAAATAAATTCAGACTATTACCCAGCATGGTTTAACCAAGGTATTGTATTAGGAAAAGTAGGTAGATATGAAGAATCGCTTGCAGCGCATAATAAAACAGTGGAACTCAAACCTAAAAGATATATAGCTTGGAATAACCAAGGGGTTGCACTAGGATATGTAGGCAGATACGAAGAGGCAATTATATCATACGACAAGGCTTTGCAAATCAATCCCAACTATAGCTATGCTTCGTATAACCGAGGCTTAGCTCTAAATGAGTTGAGTCGATATGAAGAAGCTATTGCCTCATTTGATAAAGCTTTAGAGAGTAATCTAAGATTCCATCAATCATGGTATGAAAGAGGTATTGCACTAATTAATGTAGATAGGTATGAAGAAGCGCTCATTTCTTTTGAGCGAGCATTAGAAATTAAGCCTGACTACCAAAGTGTATGGTACAGCCGAGGTGTTGCTCTTCAAAGATTAGGTCGATATGAAGAGGCTCTGATTGCTTATACGAAGGCGATAGAAATCAACCCTAGTGATCATTCATCATGGAAAAATCAAGGTGCTTTGTTAAGCGATAAGTTAAGTAGATATAAGGAAGCAATTGATTCATTTAATAAAGCATTGCAATTGAAACCTGATGATTTCCAATTATGGTACAACCGAGGCGTTGCGTTAGACAATTTAGGCAGATATGAGGAGGCAATTTCTTCCTATGAAAATGCCTTACAAATTAATCCTAGTTTTGACCAAGCACATTATAACCAAGGTATTGCATTAGGTAATTTGGGTAGGCATGAAGAAGCAATTAAATCTTTTGACAGCGCTTTAGCAATTAATCCTGAAAAAGTTGAGGCATTAAACAACCGAGGCATTGCACTAGTTAATGTAGATAAATACTATGAATCTATCAATTCATTTGACATTGCTTTGCAAATTAATTCTGACCTATATCAAACATGGCTTAATCGGGGTTGGGCATTAGCTCATTTAAATAAATATACTGAAGCAATCTATTCCTATGATAAAGCTCTAGAAATTAAATTTGACTATTATGAAGCATGGTACAACCGAGGCATTGCATTAGGTAATTCAAACAGATATGAGGAAGCTATTTTATCCTACGACAAAGCATTACAGCTTAATTCTGAATATCATTTAGCGTGGTATAACAAAGCTTGTGCTTATTCTCTCAAAAACAATATTGAACTTGCCTTAGAGAACCTGCAAAAAGCAATTCAACTCGATTCTGAGAAGTATCGCGAACTGGCAAAGACCGACTCGGATTTTGACAACATCCGCCACGATCTACGCTTTCAAGCCTTGATACAATAGGAGAAAAATACCATGATTACAACTACAGAAATCCTCCAAACCATTCCCAAACTTTCTCAAGAAGATTGCTTCCAAATAGCAGAAATACTTCTACAAAGACTACTAACTCAAACAAAACCCACCCGCACTCAAATCAACCAACAGCTAAAAATCGCCGCCTTACTTGCCGTTGATGACTACACCAACGATCCAGAGCTAACATCCCTAACTGCCCTTGATGGTGAAGACTTTTACTAAATAGTTGTTTTAGATATTAATTCCCATAGGAGATAAACCCATGAGCATAGTCTTAGAACGCGAAGCACCACCCTTTCGAGAAGAAGAAACAGGAGCAATCCGCATCGGCAAGACTAGAGTACTTCTAGAACTAGTAATCAGAGCATTCCTAGACGGAGCATCCCCCGAAACTATTGTGCAGCAATACTCCACCTTATCCCTATCCGACACTTACAGCGCGATCGCCTACTACCTTCGCCATCAAGAAACCGTAGAAGCCTATCTCCAACAAAGAGAACAAATCGCCGCAAAAGTTCAGCAACGATTCCAAGAACTGCAACCCGATATGAGCCTAATGTGATCAAAGCTTTTACACTTGATAAAAGTAAGAGAAAAACACCATGACTACCTTACTCGAACAAACCTTTACCGCCGCTACTAAAAGATACCCCGATCAAACCATAACTCTAGTAGATGCCATAACCGCAGTTCTATAACTTTTAGAAATTGAGATAAAATGGGTTACAGAGCCTTGCACTGTAAGTAAAAAATGTAGAAATTATGACAGGTGCAGAACTCCGTCAGTCGATCGCCAATAAATGGGACTATTCCTATGACGTACAATTACGCAAAACACAGGGTAAAATTTTCCTGCAAGTAATGTGGCGCTATCAAGAGCAACAATCTTTTTCGATGAATGAAGCCGAATTTATCCAACATTTGGACGTGATCGCCTCATATCTCAGTGACTGGGGTGTAGTCGAGCAAGTGCAAAAATTTATTGAAGTGACCAAAGAACGCCCCCGCCTCGGTAAAGCGGTAAGTATTCCCCTGCAAATAGGTGAGCGATCGCTAGAGTGGCTCATAGGGAATTAACCATCTAAGAACAGTTATTGTGGACGCAAAGCGCCCACAATAACTGTTCTTAGATGAAAAATAAATAAACGCAGACAATTCACAAACCCTGCAAGTATTTATACCAAAACACAAAATGGCTATGCCATTTTGTGTTTTGGTATAAATACTTGAACACACAGTGCTTTGCGCTCAAACTCAAACCCATAAAGTTGCGACTCGCAGGGTCGCAACTTTATGGGTTTGAGTAGTTTATTTTGGACGGATACTTATAAAAGTTCATAAAATCAATAAAAATTATGGCGCATTGCTGACTTTCTAAGCTAAAGATTGTACGATTGTGTTGTAATACTTTTTATAATCTTAAATTTCTAGAAATTCTATTTTATTTCGCTACGTCGCTCTAACCATACCTAAGTCTAAAAACGTCAGGGCAAAAATATGAGTCAAGCAGGAGCTAACCCATGGGATCGCCAATTTGTTAACCTTGGGCGAATCATGCAGTTCTTGCGTGATGAGGACAGTATTGACAACCTATTGACTGCAACCCTCGATTATCTTCGAGACAATTTTGAGTACAAACTGCTCTGGATTGGGCTGTATGACGCAGAAAACCACCGTCTTACTGGTAAAGGTGGCACAACTCCTGCTGGAGAAATCAAATTTTTAAAAGAGAGATTTAATCTCAATGCAGGCGATCTACTCGATCAGGTGATTTTGCAACGCAAGCCTGTACCGATCGCTGATTTGCGTCAAGAGAAACGCAGTGGCGAATGGCAAAAGTTAGCCCAAAAGTTTGATATTCAAGGCACTTTGCTTTGGCCGATCTACCACCGCGATCGCAGTTTTGGCGTAGTCCTTTTAGGCTCGAACCTATGGAATGTTACCCCGCGCAACGAAGAAAGAGCCAGACTCTCGGTCGTCCTAGGTAGTCTTGGCTCAACGCTCAGCCGTCTTAACGACGAGTGGCATCATCACAACACTAAGCGTCCTGACGAGCCGTTACTGCAAATCCTCTCAAAAATCCGCAATGTCCCAGCCCTTAACGAGCGTCTTGAAGAGATTGTGCAGGAAACCCATAGCTTTGTCATGCCCGACCATACCAGCATCTATTGGTTTGAACGCGAACACCAATATTTCTGGAGGCGAGTTGCCAATCGTCAACCAGGTCCCAAATCTAAGCAAGCTGTTGACAATACGGCGGGAGTAACTGTCCAAAATGCCCCTACCCTGTATCAAGCCTTATCTAAAGATCAGGTAGTAGTGGTAGTTGATGCTAAATCTATGACCAAAGGCGAAGTAAGTAATCGGGTCATGGAACAATTTGGGGCTGTTTCGATTATTATTGCGCCGATATTTTTTCAATCAGAACTCTTAGGCTTTTTGTCAGTCGAAGGTGATGAACCCCGTCTATGGACAGATGATGAGCGTAATTTTGTGCGCGGTGCAGCCCAACTAGCTGCCATTACTGCACCCCTAGAAGAAATGGAAGTAACTCTTGACCGCATTGCTTCCGATCAAATTCTCACCGCAGGCATTGCAAGGGCGATCTATTCAGATAACGATTGGCAGAGCGCCCTCGATCAAGCTGCGGAGCAGCTTTGTCAGCGTCTAGGGCTAGAGCGCTTTTGGGTGGCGACCTATGACAAAGACAATGATGTATTTAAGATTGATTTTCAGTACCATCCTAAAAATCGCCGCCCACTTCCCACGATCTTACCAGGATTAGCCCCTGTGGATGTGCAGATGATGGAGCAGTCTCCTGATGCAGCAACCGTCGAGAATCTGGATAGTGATTTTAAATTTCTCTCATGGCGAACTCCCCTACTTGATCTAGATGTGCGATCGATGATTGTCAGTAGTACTTCAATGGGGAAGTCCCTCGAAGGTATTCTTGCCGTGGCTCACGAAGCACCACGTACATGGTCACGACCAGAGCGGGAGATGGTGCAAGCAGTTGCTCAACAGATTGGGTTAATCGTTCACCAAAATGAATTGCAGCGCTTGTCCGATGAACGTCAAAAGTCGCATCAGGCGGTTCAGTTTGGTTTGGTTGCCCTTCAACAATGCAATGCTCTTGAGAAGCTGCACCATACAGCTACACAGTTAATGGCTCAGGTTACCCAATCACCTCTGGCTGTACTAGTAGTATGGCTCCCGGGGCGGCAAGGTGGACAAATTGCTTCGGTATTTGCTAGCCGCGACGAATATCAACTCACAATTAGCGAAACTCTGCTGGCGATCGAAGAAGATCCTCTTGCTCAGTGGGCGATCCAGAGCGAGGGCATTCTACCGCTAAGTATTCACGATTTACCAGAACAGACTAAGGCTTGGCTAAATGCGCCTGCCCTTGGACATTTAATGGTGACTGCATTACGCACAACTCCTGATCACCAACCTACAGGGATGATTTTGGTGGCCGATCGCGTAGGACGACGCTGGGTCGATCGCCAATTGCAAGCATTTAATATGTTGGCAAATCAGCTAGCTTGGTCTCGCCGCCATCTCTTACTAGTCGATCACCTTAAGCACAATCGTCAAGAGTTGGAACGGCTTAATTGGTACAAGCACCGTCGTTTAGAAGATATCTATCGCACTGTTAGTACAGGAGTACAGCGTTTATTAGATTCAGATGCTAGGGCAAATGGCACTGGTGGCATCAATAACATTACGCTACAAAGTTCTCTCAAACAATTGCAGGGTTCTCTATCGCCACTCCCACAAATTATCCGTAAGGAGCAATGGCGCTTACGCCCCAACTATGAGACTGCTCCCCTTGCGGGTATGCTCAAACGGGCCTTAGAGCGCGTTGATTCGTTAGTAAAACAACGTCAGATCTGGTCGCAGGTACATAACCAAGCCAATGTGGTTGTGGGTGGTGACATCGCCAAGATGGAAATGATTTTAAATGAGTTGTTGTTATTTGCCTGTGGGCGATCGGAGGTTGGCGGTCGCATCGATCTTTGGTGTCGTCAGATTGACGAAAAGCTTTTAGAGCTTTCGATTACTGACTACGGTGTGGTTGATGCGTCTTTATTGCAAGAGTTGCATCAAGGTCGAGCGATCGATCCCCTATCACCTTCGCTATTAGATCAACCCCCCGGATTACATCTTGCGATTTGCCAGAGTCTTATGATAGAGGCTGGTGGTGAACTATCTCTCTATCAATTAGAAGATAATCGCATTCTCAGTCGTCTCATCTTGCCTCTTTCTAGCTCATAACTGGGTAGTCCAAAATAGCTATCAGGACGGAGAAGACCCCGATCTGATTTCAAAAAGTCGATTTTACGAATTCCCAATATTTCCAGAAAATGATTGCCCAATATCACGCTAAATCCATATATTGGGCTTGGGAGTGCGATCTCCATCTTAATTCTGCTCGTTCCTGCGATCGCAAGAGCATTTCAATGTCGTCAAAGTTCTGTAAATACAGAAGATTAGGTAGATTTACTCCTTCCCTACTCTTCTAGGTTCGTTGAGATTAAGATAATGGCGCGATCGCTGATTTCGTCACGGTTAACTAATTTTGCTAATTCTTTTAGGGTATGTAGCCCTTCTTCAACTTCTGCGGCAGCGCGATCGAGTGCTTCTGGGTAGGCTTCTAAAATGGCTAGGCGTAACTCATCGGTATTTAGATATGTACCGCCTGCTTTACGTCGTTTATTTTTAGTTTGAATACTGCGAATAGAGTTACGAATTGACAGATCCCAAGATCTGGTGGTGCGATTTTCGGCTTGCTGTTTGATTAGGTGCATAAGCAAAACTACGGCATAGCTACGGATATTGTTGATTTTATCGTCTCTACTCATTTCTTCTAGTTCGTCAACTATTGCCAAAGCTCCAGACATATCGCCTTTAATTAGCAATTCCCTTAACGTCAAAAGTTCTTCCATATTTTTGTTGTGTGAGAATGCGATATATTGCAATTACAAAGGTTTTGGGTAGGAACAAAGCTCATGACGTACGAGGCTTGTCACGGATATTCATGCCATACAAAAACATATGGAGAATTTCGAGAGGCGACATCGGTGGACTATGAATCATGATGTCGTCA
This genomic stretch from Pseudanabaena galeata CCNP1313 harbors:
- a CDS encoding sensor histidine kinase; the encoded protein is MSQAGANPWDRQFVNLGRIMQFLRDEDSIDNLLTATLDYLRDNFEYKLLWIGLYDAENHRLTGKGGTTPAGEIKFLKERFNLNAGDLLDQVILQRKPVPIADLRQEKRSGEWQKLAQKFDIQGTLLWPIYHRDRSFGVVLLGSNLWNVTPRNEERARLSVVLGSLGSTLSRLNDEWHHHNTKRPDEPLLQILSKIRNVPALNERLEEIVQETHSFVMPDHTSIYWFEREHQYFWRRVANRQPGPKSKQAVDNTAGVTVQNAPTLYQALSKDQVVVVVDAKSMTKGEVSNRVMEQFGAVSIIIAPIFFQSELLGFLSVEGDEPRLWTDDERNFVRGAAQLAAITAPLEEMEVTLDRIASDQILTAGIARAIYSDNDWQSALDQAAEQLCQRLGLERFWVATYDKDNDVFKIDFQYHPKNRRPLPTILPGLAPVDVQMMEQSPDAATVENLDSDFKFLSWRTPLLDLDVRSMIVSSTSMGKSLEGILAVAHEAPRTWSRPEREMVQAVAQQIGLIVHQNELQRLSDERQKSHQAVQFGLVALQQCNALEKLHHTATQLMAQVTQSPLAVLVVWLPGRQGGQIASVFASRDEYQLTISETLLAIEEDPLAQWAIQSEGILPLSIHDLPEQTKAWLNAPALGHLMVTALRTTPDHQPTGMILVADRVGRRWVDRQLQAFNMLANQLAWSRRHLLLVDHLKHNRQELERLNWYKHRRLEDIYRTVSTGVQRLLDSDARANGTGGINNITLQSSLKQLQGSLSPLPQIIRKEQWRLRPNYETAPLAGMLKRALERVDSLVKQRQIWSQVHNQANVVVGGDIAKMEMILNELLLFACGRSEVGGRIDLWCRQIDEKLLELSITDYGVVDASLLQELHQGRAIDPLSPSLLDQPPGLHLAICQSLMIEAGGELSLYQLEDNRILSRLILPLSSS
- a CDS encoding DUF433 domain-containing protein, producing the protein MSIVLEREAPPFREEETGAIRIGKTRVLLELVIRAFLDGASPETIVQQYSTLSLSDTYSAIAYYLRHQETVEAYLQQREQIAAKVQQRFQELQPDMSLM
- a CDS encoding DUF3067 family protein, translating into MTGAELRQSIANKWDYSYDVQLRKTQGKIFLQVMWRYQEQQSFSMNEAEFIQHLDVIASYLSDWGVVEQVQKFIEVTKERPRLGKAVSIPLQIGERSLEWLIGN
- a CDS encoding tetratricopeptide repeat protein, with the protein product MSGVVQRVDESVDSTPEDEYKSLLRSLRRRKGFGLAFVRCSPAGGVELIKKVRDDLPQKQIGILELQEPIDNLIEFVQAFPNQENLNILFVVGLEKSLDEYIRSGYGGEGDYYNLDEIPPILNHLNWQRENFRDKFRHICFVFLLSSFAIKYITRRAPDFFDWGTGIFTFTNTGLALSHSQIRPEVQKNERFSLPYLLGLMASSVGLIDLLTHIISQDLPWYVVLGLMASSVGLIDLLTHIISQDIPWYILATGLFGLISVRVIISLLQLRNDEIIREMNLLELIVEIIKQFPLIDFTYSGTFLSRGMILEKLGKYEEAIAAYDRALQINSDYYPAWFNQGIVLGKVGRYEESLAAHNKTVELKPKRYIAWNNQGVALGYVGRYEEAIISYDKALQINPNYSYASYNRGLALNELSRYEEAIASFDKALESNLRFHQSWYERGIALINVDRYEEALISFERALEIKPDYQSVWYSRGVALQRLGRYEEALIAYTKAIEINPSDHSSWKNQGALLSDKLSRYKEAIDSFNKALQLKPDDFQLWYNRGVALDNLGRYEEAISSYENALQINPSFDQAHYNQGIALGNLGRHEEAIKSFDSALAINPEKVEALNNRGIALVNVDKYYESINSFDIALQINSDLYQTWLNRGWALAHLNKYTEAIYSYDKALEIKFDYYEAWYNRGIALGNSNRYEEAILSYDKALQLNSEYHLAWYNKACAYSLKNNIELALENLQKAIQLDSEKYRELAKTDSDFDNIRHDLRFQALIQ
- a CDS encoding DUF29 family protein; this encodes MEELLTLRELLIKGDMSGALAIVDELEEMSRDDKINNIRSYAVVLLMHLIKQQAENRTTRSWDLSIRNSIRSIQTKNKRRKAGGTYLNTDELRLAILEAYPEALDRAAAEVEEGLHTLKELAKLVNRDEISDRAIILISTNLEE